The DNA segment GTTCAGTCTAAACAGGAGACCTTTATTTACTGCCGTCACAGAATAAACATCAATGCTACTGTCAGCAAAAGCACCAAAGCAGTCAGCGTTCCTCAGGACCTTCACCATGAGCAgtctaataataacaacacacatTACCAACACTAAGTACTAATTCTGActaataactataataacacGCATGTTCCATCCCAGGTTTCATTAAAGAAACTAAGCAGGTCAGAAATTACTTGGACACTTGTTCTTTCACCATTGAGTTTTACTGTGATCTTTTTATTTGCCACCACATGGTCCGTCTGATAGGAGATGATGATGTAGAGCTTTAGTCCACTTCATATCTGTGATCGTTCTCCAGTCTGGTCTCACGCTGTGCGCACCTCCTTGAGTCCTGCGTCCACATTACCGTCTCTATTAagagtgttttctttgtgtgaagGTCAACAAACAGGGTCTTCAGAAGATCAGAACAGTAAGTGAATCCATGCAAAGGTGATGCATCAGAGATTTTGTGAGATCAATCCGATTTAAAACCCCAATCCGAAGAAGACAACAGCTCAGCTTAAAAACAGGACTCACAGATCAAATGTGATCACTCACATTCTACTGTCAGACTGGCGTCGTATCTTCAaccaggtttgggtttttttggctgTGCCTTGATGATTTTCTCCCAAGGTCTCACTTTTGTGGAGGGCAGATTAAAACACGAGTCCCAAAACTAGTTTACAAACTTTGACCAAGTCTTCTTGCACATGTTTGTAAGTAATTAGCATCAAAAAGCAGTTGTGTAGTATCTTTTGCTCAAAGCGCTGATGTGACGACAGTTTAATTATTCTAAATCGTGTTGAATTAGTAGTAGTCCTCCTGTCCTTCAAAGCCAGCCTGGACAATTTCTTTAATCCTCTCAGTCTCCTGGGGTGGGGCAGCAGGAAGAATGGCCTTCAGTTCACACTCGATTTTCTCCATTCTTGCATCGGTCTTCCTCTCAAAGTCTTTTTTGTTCTTGATCACCAGCTGCAGAATACCTCTCTGAGCGTCCTGGCAGGACTGCTGCAGCATGGCGCGCTCTTGATGGAACTCAGGTCTGTCCTTATCCATGGCCATGAGCCTGCCCAGGCTGCTCACTCTGTCCATCAGGTACTTGCTGGACACCTCAGTGTACGTCCCTGAGATCATGTGGACCAGGCTGGCAACGTTGGAGGCTTGGAAGGCTTGGTTGTACAGGAGGTCTTTTGTGAAGAGCTTGTCGTTGTAAGAAAGTTTCTTTGAGTCATCACATGTAGTAACAAAGTTTTTCAGGGTCTTGCTGAGGCTGGTTTTGACAATGTTGGAGACCATCTGGAAGAAGCGAACCATCTTCTCCCATTGCTCTTTGACCCTGCCCATGGCGTCCAGACCCTTGACCAGCATTTTGATGGTGGTGTCAAAGTCAATCTCTTTGATGTTGCATTTTTGCATCTCACACAGAATCTCAGTCAGTTCCCTTTCAttcttctccatgttctccacacTCTTTTGATAGGAGTCACGCGTTTGCTTGAGTTGTTCTCTGCTCAGCTCAATCTTGTAACGAGCATTTTCAGAAGCTGTCTGACCGGCTGATTTGTGTTCTGAGTTGTTCTCCGTCTTGAACATCATTGGTGGTTTGGGGGTCAGAGCAGGAGTACCTGAAATTTTCTTGCTCTTGGAGTCAAAAGCAAGTGCATCTTCATGCAACTTTTTGATGCTTTTTACCATCTTTTTGGTCTGCTTGTCATTCCACTTGTGTTCTGGAGAATACATGTCCATCTCTTCACAAATGTTGATGCCACGCTCACAGATGGACAGTGCTCTGTCACATAGTTTCTCCTCTGGTAACGTTTTCAGTTCCCCAGTGATCCTTTCAAATTGCTCTTCAATCCAGTTAGCCTTGGaacaccttttatttttctgatcgTACAGGTCCTTCCAGtctatttctccatttttgacGAACCCTTTTAGAAGCCCTGCCAGTTTCAGAATCTCCTCAGATTTGCTGCAGACTCTTATTTGTGCAATCTCATCAACCTTTGTATCACTGTCATTTAGGGTTGTGGGTGATCCACCTGCTCCCCCAGATGAGTTACTTGTTCTGGAAACGAATCCATTCAGTATTCCTGTTACTGCTGAGGAGATTCCTTCCACAAAATCCATGGCGATCATCTCCCACCCGGTGGGAATGGAATTCATGGCGCTGTTGAATGCCTCTTGTGCTCCTTCCATCTCCTTTTCCAAGTCCTCCATTGCTTTCTTGGACCGTTCATTCAGCTGCTTGGctgtcttctctttcattttagtttCCTCTAGCTTCATCTTCACCTTTTCAAGCTCTTCTCCATAGAAATGTTTAGCATTGACAcaggcctccagcagctcctggattaAACAGATGACATCAAGGTACTTCTTTTCAACACCTTCTGCCAATATCACACACTCCTCTGCTATGTCACGGATGTTGTCCAGCTGGTTTGGCAGAAGAGTTTTGACCACATCATCACTGCCGTTAAAGAGAACATTGACTGCCGCCTTCATGTAATCAGGAACTGTTCCCGTGTGAATACGGATTTGATCCATGTTCTTGTGGGCCTCATTAAAAGCCTGCCAGCCTGAGTTACACACTTGCATCAGACAGGCTCTGAAGGAGTTTGGGTACTTGATGTACTTGAAACCTCCTTCTGGGCGGTTCTCATTGATGGAGAAATCCTCACAGGAGGAGATGAACACCAACTCCCCCATTATAGCAatagagagaggagcaggggtcaGGTATTCCTCCCAGTTTGCATTGGGCTGCATCAGCATTTTGGTGGTCTCCCgcatctctgctgcagtggTGAGACTTTGAGTGGTCTTTACGATCTGGTTGGCCATGTTTCGATACTGGAGagaaaggacaggacagaggatttCAAGTACTTTTCTACtctgatgaaatattcaaagtTAACTGCTAAATCTACAGCAAAACTACTCTGAATGTAAGAAGAGAAGAGTTCCCCTTATGtcaagaagacagtggcttagcAACCTGGTTTGCATAGATCAAGATTTGCACTCCCCTGGTCTGAAAGACACTGCATGAGATTTTAGTTACAGAATCCCTTTGGATTGATGCCGTTGCAGCTCAGAATCAACCTGATCACCTTAATTTGCTGTTTGCCAAATCTTCTACTTTAtctttcctgtcattttgtCATGTGTGAAGCAGATGCCCAATCTGTCTATTCAGCAGACTTTAGTTGAGTTTCAAAGACGATCAAGAGAAATCAAGAACCTCACAAACCCTAAAGCTCTGTTCTCACTGCAATAGTTtaccttctttctttttttttataaaattaccaaaaaaaacccctcaaatTCTGTGTTCTCTTCATCATTCTGGGATGCTGATTGTGGTTTTTTTCTTgctaaatatttattaaatgcaGTGCATTTAACATGttt comes from the Takifugu rubripes chromosome 7, fTakRub1.2, whole genome shotgun sequence genome and includes:
- the LOC115246512 gene encoding uncharacterized protein, with protein sequence MANQIVKTTQSLTTAAEMRETTKMLMQPNANWEEYLTPAPLSIAIMGELVFISSCEDFSINENRPEGGFKYIKYPNSFRACLMQVCNSGWQAFNEAHKNMDQIRIHTGTVPDYMKAAVNVLFNGSDDVVKTLLPNQLDNIRDIAEECVILAEGVEKKYLDVICLIQELLEACVNAKHFYGEELEKVKMKLEETKMKEKTAKQLNERSKKAMEDLEKEMEGAQEAFNSAMNSIPTGWEMIAMDFVEGISSAVTGILNGFVSRTSNSSGGAGGSPTTLNDSDTKVDEIAQIRVCSKSEEILKLAGLLKGFVKNGEIDWKDLYDQKNKRCSKANWIEEQFERITGELKTLPEEKLCDRALSICERGINICEEMDMYSPEHKWNDKQTKKMVKSIKKLHEDALAFDSKSKKISGTPALTPKPPMMFKTENNSEHKSAGQTASENARYKIELSREQLKQTRDSYQKSVENMEKNERELTEILCEMQKCNIKEIDFDTTIKMLVKGLDAMGRVKEQWEKMVRFFQMVSNIVKTSLSKTLKNFVTTCDDSKKLSYNDKLFTKDLLYNQAFQASNVASLVHMISGTYTEVSSKYLMDRVSSLGRLMAMDKDRPEFHQERAMLQQSCQDAQRGILQLVIKNKKDFERKTDARMEKIECELKAILPAAPPQETERIKEIVQAGFEGQEDYY